A window from Chrysemys picta bellii isolate R12L10 chromosome 2, ASM1138683v2, whole genome shotgun sequence encodes these proteins:
- the RNF125 gene encoding LOW QUALITY PROTEIN: E3 ubiquitin-protein ligase RNF125 (The sequence of the model RefSeq protein was modified relative to this genomic sequence to represent the inferred CDS: inserted 1 base in 1 codon), whose amino-acid sequence MEPAQLCAIVMNVASTGRMILWYLQNLKKSHGEYDDFMEDRLLWDIARTSTRFLVAFIEQIFCHSCIVTSLRNNTWTCPYCRAYLPSEGIPATDIAKKMKSVYQNCTECDTQVCLSEMRVHLRTCEQYVEKYGPLQELGDTVTRYACPFCQCEXHEDDLMDHCLTYHRTERRAVYCPICRLIPGGDPSYFSRNFIRHLQLRHTFNHEDYIDTNIVEEALIENILYQSFLEYMQVNHPNST is encoded by the exons atggagcctgcacagctctgtgcTATTGTCATGAACGTTGCAAGCACAGGACGCATgatcctctggtatttgcagaACCTCAAGAAGAGCCATGGGGAATATGATGATttcatggaggacagattgctgtgggacatagcaagAACCAGTACCAGATTCTTAGTGGCATTCATTGAGCAGAT CTTCTGTCACTCCTGTATTGTTACAAGTTTAAGGAATAATACATGGACATGTCCTTATTGCCGGGCTTATCTTCCTTCGGAAGGAATTCCAGCTACTGATATTGCCAAGAAGATGAAAAGTGTATACCAAAACTGCACAGAGTGTGACACACAG GTATGTCTGAGTGAAATGAGAGTTCATTTAAGGACTTGTGAGCAATATGTAGAAAAATATGGACCTCTACAAGAACTCGGAGACACAGTAACAAG ATATGCCTGTCCATTTTGCCAGTGTG TGCATGAAGATGATCTAATGGACCATTGTCTCACTTACCATAGAACAGAAAGGAGAGCAGTG TACTGTCCAATTTGTCGTTTAATACCTGGTGGAGATCCAAGCTATTTTAGCAGGAATTTTATAAGGCATCTTCAACTCAGACACACATTCAACCATGAAGACTACATA GATACAAACATAGTAGAAGAAGCCCTTATTGAAAACATTCTATACCAGTCATTTTTAGAATATATGCAAGTGAATCATCCAAACAGCACATAA
- the LOC135981707 gene encoding uncharacterized protein LOC135981707, protein MAMQSGNRKRAPAWTDREVLDLIAVWGDESVLSELRSKRRNAKIYEKISKDMAERGYSRDATQCRVKIKELRQGYQKTKEANGRSGSHPQTSRFYEALHSILGAAATTTPPVTVDSEDGILSTAGSSDMLGDGEDEEGDEEGEAVGSSHNADFPDSQDLFITLTEIPYEASPAITPDTESGEGSATPSATVSQPSLESHSQRLARIRRRKKRTREDMFSELMASSQAQAAQQTQWRENLTRMHQANMDREERWRQEDQQATQTLLGLLREQTDTLRRLVDVLQERRQEDRAPLQSISNRPPPPPSPIPTSPKVQRRRGGRVPANSHSTPAESSSSRRLSFPKI, encoded by the exons atggccatgcagtctgggaatagaaagagagccccagcatggactgatcgtgaagtcttggatctcatcgctgtgtggggcgatgagtccgtgctttccgagctgcgatccaaaagaaggaatgcaaagatctacgagaagatctctaaagacatggcagagagaggatacagccgggatgcaacgcagtgccgcgtgaaaatcaaggagctgagacaaggctaccagaagaccaaagaggcaaacggacgctccggatcccatccccagacatcccgtttctacgaggcactgcattccatcctcggtgctgccgccaccactaccccaccagtgaccgtggactctgaggatgggatactgtccacggccggttcctcagacatgttaggggacggggaagatgaggaaggagatgaggagggcgaggcagttggcagctctcacaacgctgatttccccgacagccaggatctcttcatcacccttacagagatcccctacgaagcgtccccagccattaccccggacacagaatctggtgaaggatcagcca ccccgtctgcgactgtctcacaacctagcctggaatcacactcccagaggctagcgcggattaggcgtaggaagaagaggacacgggaggacatgttctctgagcttatggcctcttcccaagcccaggcagcacagcagacccagtggcgggagaacttgacccgaatgcaccaagccaacatggatcgggaggagaggtggcggcaggaagaccagcaggcgactcaaacgctgcttggactactgagggagcaaacggacacgctccggcgccttgtggatgttctgcaggaacggaggcaggaggacagagccccgctgcagtccatctctaaccgccctcccccgccaccaagtcccatacccacctcacccaaagtgcaaagaaggagaggcggcagagtccctgctaactctcactccacccctgcagagagctctagtagcagaaggctctcatttcccaaaatttga